A section of the Tepidanaerobacter syntrophicus genome encodes:
- a CDS encoding biotin transporter BioY yields the protein MNIKTRDMALIALFAALTAIGAFIKIPTPLVPFTLQYLFCAYSGILLGAKRGLYSQLLYLSVGLMGFPVFTQGGGPMYIFQPTFGYIIGFSLCAYIIGKLTERLDKITLTSLLGPILAGMSIVYSCGIIHLYLIMNFYLGKPMSFKAAVIAGLFPFVFSDLIYSVAIALTATAIVPSLRKLGLADEPR from the coding sequence ATGAACATAAAGACTAGGGATATGGCTTTAATAGCTTTATTTGCCGCACTTACGGCAATCGGGGCATTTATCAAAATACCTACCCCCCTTGTCCCTTTTACGCTGCAATATTTGTTTTGTGCTTATTCGGGCATTCTACTGGGCGCAAAGCGGGGTCTTTACTCACAACTTTTATATTTAAGCGTTGGCTTAATGGGTTTCCCGGTTTTTACTCAGGGAGGCGGCCCTATGTATATTTTCCAACCAACATTTGGCTACATAATAGGTTTTTCACTTTGCGCATATATTATAGGCAAACTTACGGAAAGATTGGATAAAATCACACTGACCAGCCTACTAGGCCCCATTTTGGCGGGTATGTCTATTGTGTACTCATGCGGTATTATTCACTTATATTTAATCATGAATTTCTATTTGGGCAAACCTATGTCATTTAAGGCAGCTGTAATTGCAGGATTATTCCCATTTGTGTTTTCTGATTTGATTTACAGTGTAGCAATCGCCCTTACAGCTACGGCAATCGTGCCTTCACTCCGAAAATTAGGTTTAGCAGATGAACCTCGCTAA
- a CDS encoding sugar phosphorylase: protein MVIQEEINWEKSIFKKLEFLYGTQSNLILEDIKALVKKYKHKKKPSKSWVDENDIILITYADSIYENGQLPLKTLKEFLVTYVKDSISAVHILPFYPYSSDDGFSIIDYRQVNPKLGDWWDIKAIGENYDLMFDAVINHVSKSSEWFQNFLAGHEKYNDYFIEADPNGDYSKVSRPRALPLLTPFETVNGKKYLWTTFSEDQIDLNYKNPAVLLEILEILAMYAANGARYIRLDAIGFLWKKKGTTCLNLDETHMVVKIIREVLDKVAPGTILIAEANVPHKENISYFGDGYDEAHMVYQFALPPLTLFSFYTGNAQKLLQWVDNLKQTSEMTTYLNFLASHDGIGMRPTEGILEEEERDLMLKTTIKHGGLISYKDNGNGTKCPYELNINYLDALTDSKEDDTTRVNRFLAAHGILLSLVGVPGIYIHSLLGSRNYYKGVQESGIYRRINREKLEKNILFAELETNTIRRNIFYGLSRLISIRKKQSAFSPRATQNALFLDSRVFSVLRTNEDTGDQILAMINVCGETVLINTAYSGYELISNRRLENQFVLQPYQIMWVKIS, encoded by the coding sequence ATGGTAATACAAGAAGAAATCAATTGGGAAAAAAGCATTTTTAAAAAATTAGAATTTTTATATGGAACTCAAAGTAATTTAATCCTTGAAGATATCAAAGCATTGGTTAAAAAATACAAGCATAAAAAAAAGCCTTCTAAATCTTGGGTAGATGAAAATGATATAATTTTAATTACGTATGCGGATTCCATATATGAAAACGGACAGCTGCCTCTAAAAACTTTAAAGGAGTTTTTGGTTACTTATGTTAAAGATTCCATAAGCGCTGTACATATTTTGCCATTTTATCCTTACTCATCTGATGACGGGTTTTCTATCATTGATTATCGTCAAGTCAATCCAAAGCTGGGAGATTGGTGGGACATAAAGGCCATAGGCGAGAACTATGATTTAATGTTTGATGCGGTCATAAATCACGTATCAAAAAGCAGTGAGTGGTTCCAAAATTTTTTGGCAGGACATGAAAAGTACAACGATTACTTTATTGAAGCCGATCCTAACGGGGATTATAGCAAGGTGTCTCGGCCTCGTGCTTTGCCACTTCTTACACCATTTGAAACGGTGAACGGAAAAAAATATTTATGGACTACCTTCAGTGAAGATCAAATCGATCTTAATTACAAAAACCCGGCAGTGCTATTAGAGATTCTTGAAATTTTAGCGATGTATGCTGCTAATGGCGCTCGCTATATTCGACTTGACGCCATAGGGTTTTTATGGAAGAAAAAAGGTACTACTTGTCTGAATCTGGACGAAACCCATATGGTGGTAAAAATAATTCGCGAAGTACTAGACAAAGTAGCACCAGGTACGATTTTAATTGCTGAAGCCAATGTTCCACACAAGGAAAATATAAGTTATTTTGGGGATGGATATGATGAAGCACATATGGTATATCAGTTTGCTCTTCCACCCCTGACCTTATTTTCTTTTTATACCGGTAACGCTCAAAAGCTGCTTCAATGGGTTGATAATTTAAAACAGACCTCAGAAATGACAACATACTTAAATTTTCTTGCATCTCATGATGGCATTGGCATGCGTCCAACAGAAGGGATTCTAGAAGAAGAAGAAAGAGACCTGATGTTAAAAACCACTATTAAACATGGCGGGCTGATTTCATATAAAGACAACGGAAATGGGACAAAATGCCCCTACGAATTAAATATAAATTATTTAGATGCTCTAACTGATAGCAAGGAAGATGATACAACCCGTGTTAATAGATTTTTAGCCGCTCATGGAATTCTATTGTCCCTTGTCGGAGTGCCGGGTATTTATATTCATAGCTTACTTGGTTCAAGAAACTATTATAAAGGTGTCCAAGAATCAGGGATTTATCGCAGAATTAATCGTGAAAAGCTAGAAAAAAATATCCTATTTGCTGAATTAGAAACAAACACGATTCGCAGAAATATTTTCTATGGGTTATCCCGATTAATTAGCATAAGAAAAAAACAAAGCGCCTTTAGTCCAAGAGCAACTCAGAATGCTTTATTCCTAGATAGTCGTGTATTTTCTGTTTTAAGAACTAATGAAGATACAGGGGATCAAATTTTGGCCATGATAAACGTTTGCGGCGAGACAGTGCTGATTAATACAGCTTATTCAGGATATGAGCTGATAAGTAACAGGCGATTGGAAAATCAATTTGTTTTACAACCTTACCAAATTATGTGGGTGAAAATCAGCTAA
- the pgmB gene encoding beta-phosphoglucomutase, which translates to MRYEAVIFDLDGVIADTAKFHYEAWKKIAEELGIYFDEKINESLKGVSRMESLEILLKQSEKEYSQEQKNYFASKKNDYFKSMIQKITPGDILPGSIELIKILKRYNVKLAVASASRNANTVLENLGIKSEFDYIVDAAKIVNVKPDPEIFLAAAENLGVEPKKCVGIEDSVAGIEAIKRAGMFAIGIGDPTILKKADMVLEDLRYTQKIVKLVIGE; encoded by the coding sequence TTGCGGTATGAGGCAGTTATCTTTGACCTGGATGGAGTTATTGCTGATACAGCAAAATTTCATTATGAAGCTTGGAAGAAAATAGCTGAAGAATTAGGAATTTATTTCGATGAAAAAATCAATGAAAGTCTTAAGGGAGTTAGCCGAATGGAAAGTCTAGAAATCCTTTTGAAGCAAAGCGAAAAAGAATACTCCCAGGAACAAAAAAACTATTTTGCGTCAAAAAAGAATGATTACTTTAAAAGCATGATACAAAAAATAACACCCGGCGATATATTGCCCGGCAGTATAGAATTAATAAAGATATTGAAAAGATATAACGTAAAGTTAGCCGTAGCATCGGCTAGCCGCAACGCAAACACAGTTTTAGAAAACTTGGGCATAAAGAGCGAATTCGATTATATTGTAGATGCTGCAAAAATAGTAAATGTAAAACCTGATCCGGAAATATTTCTTGCGGCTGCAGAAAATTTAGGAGTAGAACCGAAAAAGTGTGTTGGTATAGAAGATTCAGTGGCTGGAATTGAAGCAATTAAAAGAGCGGGAATGTTTGCTATAGGCATAGGAGATCCGACAATATTAAAAAAAGCCGATATGGTATTAGAAGATCTAAGATACACACAAAAAATTGTAAAATTAGTTATCGGGGAATGA